A portion of the Vibrio coralliirubri genome contains these proteins:
- a CDS encoding HU family DNA-binding protein, whose protein sequence is MNKSQLVEHIATSADISKDQAGTALNALVEGISTSLANGDDVSILGFGSFKVNSRAARTGRNPRTGEEIQIAASKTPAFKAGKALKETCNL, encoded by the coding sequence ATGAACAAATCTCAATTAGTTGAACACATTGCGACTTCTGCAGACATCTCAAAAGACCAAGCAGGCACGGCGCTCAATGCGCTTGTGGAAGGTATCTCTACTTCGCTTGCTAACGGTGATGATGTATCGATCCTTGGATTTGGTAGCTTTAAAGTTAACTCTCGTGCCGCTCGAACTGGTCGCAACCCGCGTACCGGAGAAGAGATTCAAATTGCAGCGTCAAAGACGCCAGCATTTAAAGCAGGTAAAGCACTGAAAGAGACGTGCAACCTGTAA
- a CDS encoding DUF1289 domain-containing protein, protein MKKQKSPCIDMCDFSNSKGWCLGCGRTREECKAWKTMKPYAVNALKKELVKRKSQMKAQ, encoded by the coding sequence ATGAAAAAGCAAAAAAGCCCATGTATCGACATGTGTGACTTTTCAAACAGTAAAGGTTGGTGCTTGGGGTGTGGTCGAACTCGAGAAGAGTGTAAGGCTTGGAAAACGATGAAGCCTTACGCCGTTAATGCTTTAAAGAAAGAGCTAGTGAAAAGAAAATCACAAATGAAAGCTCAATAA
- a CDS encoding VirK/YbjX family protein, with translation MNVVRMGIEANTHKNKGKYKAILKFTIRALFYYSATRKMSDNFNSEERKLLFIKQPNFLSKFVTPYLCTGFSNKEKIDILSKHYDWFENTFAREARHQIYNERLNLLKLEIDDNVYLVNLSFERNARKEGELTISLTNSQLEKMYTISFTVFDNSFYIGGIQGGANDNGFSRTFTKAFYGLRPKSFMVETLRLLAINLGINNIYAVKESGHVSNSLRYGKKNKDISLKYDSLWEEHDGQVHNDYFYRLPTNPNKKDLEALKRQKRKLYRERYAWLDQYEQDLKNEMRRHARISYDAPV, from the coding sequence ATGAATGTCGTTCGCATGGGGATTGAAGCAAATACCCATAAAAATAAGGGTAAGTACAAAGCGATACTTAAGTTTACTATTCGAGCCCTGTTTTATTATTCAGCTACTCGAAAAATGAGTGATAATTTCAACTCTGAAGAGAGAAAGTTGTTATTTATAAAGCAACCCAACTTCCTTTCTAAATTTGTCACTCCCTACTTATGCACTGGCTTTAGCAATAAAGAAAAGATTGATATCTTATCCAAACACTACGACTGGTTTGAAAACACCTTTGCAAGAGAAGCTAGACACCAAATCTATAATGAAAGGCTCAATCTTTTAAAACTTGAGATAGATGACAACGTTTATCTGGTTAATCTCAGCTTCGAAAGAAACGCGAGAAAAGAAGGTGAACTGACAATTTCATTGACCAACTCTCAACTCGAAAAAATGTATACCATCTCGTTCACGGTTTTCGACAACAGCTTCTACATCGGCGGTATTCAAGGCGGGGCCAATGACAATGGATTTAGCCGCACATTCACAAAAGCTTTCTACGGTTTAAGACCTAAATCCTTCATGGTAGAAACACTAAGACTGTTAGCCATTAACTTAGGTATCAACAATATCTATGCGGTAAAAGAGTCTGGCCATGTGTCGAACTCATTACGCTACGGCAAGAAAAACAAAGACATCAGCCTTAAGTACGATAGTTTGTGGGAGGAGCACGATGGACAGGTGCATAACGACTATTTTTATCGTCTACCGACAAATCCAAACAAGAAAGATCTTGAGGCTCTAAAACGCCAAAAGCGCAAGTTGTATCGCGAGCGTTATGCCTGGCTAGATCAGTATGAACAAGATCTAAAGAACGAAATGCGCCGTCATGCCCGTATATCTTATGACGCACCTGTCTAG
- a CDS encoding DUF1007 family protein, translating to MKQLFILIDVINRFFSRYVSRFSTCFRSLKGLTVGLALLFFAPNLYAHPHSWIEMKTHIEGENGMITGLSMEWSFDAMTSMYMLDGEDVSADTEAETFKKLAASVIENMMYEHYFTYFYDGEEPIKYQVVENAKFERDKAKMVLTFDLPLSKPKPVTRDSLRVLIFDPSYFVDMSWLSNRDVTLSPELARQCQLELIEPNPTPEQMSYAMSLPVDADPDNTLGQLFTQSVELHCAAVPTS from the coding sequence ATGAAACAGCTATTTATTCTAATCGATGTAATCAATCGCTTCTTCTCTCGCTACGTAAGCCGTTTCTCGACATGCTTTCGCTCTCTCAAGGGATTGACTGTTGGCCTAGCATTATTGTTTTTTGCGCCAAATCTATATGCCCACCCTCACTCTTGGATAGAGATGAAAACTCATATTGAGGGAGAGAATGGCATGATCACTGGTCTCTCTATGGAGTGGTCTTTTGATGCAATGACATCCATGTACATGTTGGATGGCGAAGATGTCTCTGCCGATACAGAAGCTGAGACATTCAAAAAGCTCGCTGCGTCTGTAATCGAAAACATGATGTATGAACACTACTTCACGTACTTTTATGATGGTGAAGAGCCCATCAAATATCAGGTGGTTGAGAACGCGAAATTTGAGCGTGATAAAGCCAAGATGGTTCTAACATTTGACCTGCCACTTTCTAAGCCCAAACCAGTGACAAGAGACTCGCTTCGCGTATTGATTTTTGACCCTAGTTACTTTGTCGACATGTCGTGGCTATCCAATAGAGACGTGACATTGTCACCTGAACTAGCGAGACAATGCCAGTTAGAATTAATCGAGCCTAACCCGACGCCAGAACAGATGAGTTATGCGATGTCTTTACCTGTCGATGCAGATCCAGATAACACGCTAGGCCAACTGTTTACACAATCGGTTGAGCTTCATTGTGCTGCGGTTCCCACTTCTTAG
- a CDS encoding nickel/cobalt transporter, with protein sequence MKKNQSKLNHYLIGAGALLLVAVGAYQVWSMWPSLVISSIQWQREVNSELADLLYEAKSNPWGAGSYLIGFSFIYGMLHSLGPGHGKVIVSTYLATHPTKAKASLVLTVVSAFLQALVAILLVSVLLWGFSASMRVVNDKANMFVSLSFALVAIVGALICWKAVKNIYTAMCKRKPKLKVKTITTLATDTAAPISARSPMALRSSGSMVMGATNALQAADHTHADHSHADCGCGHQHLADAEAINKASTLREYAGIIVTIGVRPCTGAIMVLLFANMVGLYWMGVLSAFAMAIGTALTTSLIAMMTLTGKHLVKRYLAAGNNKNNASLKAAGHYLQLFGGILLVLIGLLLMNGQDSGMSPVFTM encoded by the coding sequence ATGAAGAAAAATCAATCCAAACTCAATCATTACCTTATTGGCGCCGGAGCTTTATTGCTTGTTGCTGTCGGTGCATATCAAGTGTGGTCCATGTGGCCATCGTTAGTTATCTCTAGTATCCAATGGCAAAGGGAAGTTAACTCAGAGCTAGCCGACCTACTCTATGAAGCCAAATCTAATCCTTGGGGCGCAGGCAGTTACCTTATCGGATTCAGCTTTATCTACGGTATGCTCCACTCTTTGGGGCCTGGGCACGGCAAGGTTATTGTCTCTACCTACTTAGCCACTCACCCAACCAAAGCAAAAGCGAGTTTAGTGCTTACGGTCGTCTCCGCTTTTTTACAAGCACTGGTCGCGATCTTATTAGTAAGCGTGTTGCTGTGGGGCTTTAGTGCTTCCATGCGAGTCGTGAATGACAAAGCGAATATGTTTGTTTCATTAAGCTTTGCTTTAGTTGCAATCGTCGGCGCGCTTATATGTTGGAAGGCTGTGAAAAACATCTACACCGCTATGTGTAAGCGTAAGCCTAAGCTAAAAGTGAAAACCATCACCACACTCGCAACAGACACAGCTGCGCCAATTTCAGCGCGTTCGCCAATGGCACTTCGTTCATCTGGTTCAATGGTTATGGGCGCTACCAATGCATTACAAGCCGCTGACCACACTCATGCAGATCATTCTCATGCCGACTGTGGGTGCGGCCACCAGCATCTAGCCGATGCAGAGGCAATCAACAAAGCCTCAACGCTCCGCGAATATGCGGGAATCATAGTGACGATTGGCGTAAGACCGTGCACCGGAGCCATCATGGTACTGCTATTCGCGAACATGGTTGGCCTATATTGGATGGGCGTATTGAGCGCCTTTGCGATGGCCATAGGCACAGCATTAACAACCTCATTAATTGCAATGATGACGCTAACAGGCAAACACCTAGTGAAGCGCTACTTGGCAGCAGGCAACAACAAGAACAACGCCTCATTGAAAGCCGCAGGTCACTACTTGCAACTCTTTGGCGGCATTTTGCTTGTGTTGATTGGCTTGTTGTTAATGAACGGCCAAGACAGCGGCATGTCCCCTGTTTTCACTATGTAG
- the nqrM gene encoding (Na+)-NQR maturation NqrM has protein sequence MTFLLTLFGFVGVVTLMAIGVIFSRKPIKGSCGGLAQLDIERECNCKDVCEGQSRKLYQITEPSR, from the coding sequence ATGACTTTTTTGTTGACGCTATTTGGGTTTGTAGGAGTCGTTACATTGATGGCGATAGGTGTGATTTTTTCGCGCAAGCCAATCAAAGGCAGTTGTGGAGGATTGGCGCAGTTAGATATTGAGCGTGAGTGCAATTGCAAGGATGTGTGTGAAGGGCAAAGCAGAAAGCTGTATCAGATTACTGAGCCATCAAGATAA
- a CDS encoding PaaI family thioesterase, producing the protein MKVFIPHNHRRCQVCSQGFFTDSAICFEAVGEHDTLTKHEAVATYKTRAKIVPTDKAEGYDGIMQGGIVTTLHDSAMLHCLFQNSIKAMTVSLTSRFHHPILIGQELEVRAQWVKSRRNIYFLESQITQCGKLCSSAQSQFMSSH; encoded by the coding sequence ATGAAGGTTTTCATTCCACACAACCATCGGCGTTGCCAAGTGTGTAGCCAAGGTTTTTTCACCGACAGCGCCATTTGTTTTGAAGCTGTTGGCGAGCATGACACTTTAACTAAGCACGAGGCAGTAGCTACATATAAAACCAGGGCCAAGATTGTACCAACAGATAAAGCTGAGGGCTACGATGGCATCATGCAGGGCGGCATAGTAACCACATTGCATGACAGCGCGATGCTGCATTGTTTATTTCAGAACAGTATCAAAGCGATGACGGTGAGCTTAACCTCTCGTTTTCATCATCCGATTTTGATTGGTCAAGAACTGGAAGTTCGTGCCCAGTGGGTCAAAAGTAGACGTAATATCTACTTCCTAGAAAGCCAAATTACGCAATGCGGAAAGTTATGTTCGTCGGCACAAAGCCAGTTCATGTCATCACACTAG
- a CDS encoding transporter substrate-binding domain-containing protein produces the protein MPKFFKSTLHYCALSIVLLFPFFSSYASSAPLKVGVYPCPPFVISSMEGEWSGLSVELWEQIAKEMDVEYTLETHRLDDLLNSIETEQIDVGVSCISITPERELFADFSHSFYETHLAIAVKKQGYFQTLHAIFFNPALWLIIGAVVFISGVIGAFFYLLEHGENEKLYSMKSRTGRLLESFIMGLLFITRGPFNYFEFKSLTGRIATVFIGVFSMLFIASITAVLASKLTLSQGSSHIEGVNDLTNVEVGAKVATTSSLMLTSFGIRHKSYVDMPRLLAALEDGEVEAIVADDVVLKYMIGNGRISGQFEDLEVLPYQLEKQNYGFIITENNVYEEEINRALLKIRESRKWRKILVDYFADQ, from the coding sequence ATGCCAAAATTCTTCAAATCGACACTCCATTATTGTGCTTTATCAATCGTCTTACTTTTTCCATTCTTCAGTAGCTATGCTTCTTCCGCCCCACTTAAAGTCGGTGTTTATCCATGTCCTCCTTTTGTCATCAGCTCTATGGAAGGCGAGTGGAGTGGTCTGAGTGTCGAGCTCTGGGAGCAGATCGCCAAAGAGATGGACGTTGAGTACACGCTAGAGACCCATCGCTTAGATGACTTACTCAATTCGATTGAAACCGAGCAAATTGATGTCGGTGTATCTTGTATTTCAATCACCCCAGAGCGAGAGTTATTTGCTGACTTTTCTCACTCTTTTTACGAAACTCATCTCGCTATTGCCGTTAAAAAACAGGGCTACTTTCAAACCTTACATGCCATTTTCTTCAATCCCGCGCTGTGGTTGATCATTGGTGCCGTGGTTTTTATCTCTGGCGTAATTGGCGCGTTTTTCTACCTATTGGAGCATGGCGAGAATGAAAAGCTTTATTCGATGAAAAGCCGAACGGGGCGTTTGTTGGAAAGCTTTATCATGGGCTTACTTTTTATCACGCGAGGCCCTTTCAATTACTTTGAATTTAAGAGCCTAACTGGACGAATTGCCACGGTGTTCATTGGTGTGTTTAGTATGCTGTTTATCGCCAGTATTACCGCTGTTTTAGCCAGTAAACTGACTCTCAGCCAAGGATCTTCACATATTGAAGGTGTGAATGATCTTACGAATGTGGAGGTGGGTGCCAAGGTAGCAACGACGTCTTCTTTGATGCTCACAAGCTTCGGTATCCGACACAAGAGTTATGTCGATATGCCAAGGCTTCTGGCGGCTTTAGAGGACGGTGAAGTCGAAGCGATTGTCGCTGATGATGTGGTTCTCAAATATATGATTGGTAATGGCAGAATAAGCGGGCAGTTTGAAGATCTGGAAGTGTTGCCGTATCAGCTAGAAAAGCAGAATTATGGCTTTATCATCACTGAAAATAACGTGTACGAAGAAGAGATTAACCGCGCACTGTTGAAGATTCGCGAGTCACGAAAGTGGCGTAAAATCTTGGTCGATTATTTCGCAGATCAGTAA
- the rcnR gene encoding Ni(II)/Co(II)-binding transcriptional repressor RcnR, giving the protein MSHTAKDQKKLKARVSKIQGQVNGLKKMLDDDEQQCQDVLQQIAAIRGAVNGLMREVIKGHLLEHVVLEDDKDQREEDMEVVLKVLDSYIK; this is encoded by the coding sequence ATGTCGCACACAGCCAAAGATCAGAAAAAGCTAAAGGCTCGAGTCAGCAAAATACAAGGTCAGGTGAATGGCCTAAAGAAAATGCTGGATGATGATGAACAGCAATGTCAGGACGTATTACAACAGATAGCGGCCATTCGTGGTGCGGTCAACGGCTTGATGAGAGAAGTGATTAAAGGCCATCTCCTAGAACATGTTGTACTAGAAGATGACAAGGATCAGCGTGAAGAAGATATGGAAGTGGTGCTTAAAGTTCTAGACTCTTACATCAAGTAA
- a CDS encoding NifB/NifX family molybdenum-iron cluster-binding protein, with the protein MLYAVPCRDLHVGNHFARSPEIAIVDEQRQIKQIVPLIESDTSCNKKKQWIAVLRSYDVKSVVVRHIGKKMLAHLFNIDIRVLASTGKAEIGTLDFDNLREVTDLDYAREPRNSGCSNKTCGEKGHKKQASILMAQPNQLGAIRGFRK; encoded by the coding sequence ATGTTATACGCAGTACCTTGTCGCGACCTTCATGTTGGCAACCACTTTGCTCGTTCCCCTGAGATCGCGATTGTCGATGAACAACGACAAATAAAGCAGATTGTTCCTCTGATTGAGTCCGACACCTCTTGCAATAAAAAGAAGCAATGGATCGCTGTCCTCCGTTCTTACGATGTGAAATCTGTGGTGGTTCGTCATATCGGGAAGAAAATGTTGGCGCATTTGTTTAATATCGATATTCGAGTCTTGGCATCGACAGGTAAGGCAGAAATTGGGACTTTGGATTTCGACAATCTAAGGGAAGTGACCGATCTCGATTATGCTCGAGAGCCGAGAAATAGCGGGTGTAGCAATAAAACGTGTGGCGAGAAAGGGCACAAAAAACAAGCTTCGATTCTAATGGCACAGCCTAATCAGCTAGGTGCTATTCGAGGGTTCCGAAAATGA
- a CDS encoding methyl-accepting chemotaxis protein produces the protein MAEQEYDYPESYNLISVTDPSSKIKYASPHFNEVAGYQEGELVGEYHNVVRHRDMPKAAFKDLWGHIQSGSNWMGMVKNQRKGGGYYWVDAFASPLKEDNEIVEYQSVRFKPKREYVERAEKAYGTLNNGKTPFKLMLPKTRLWQRQTFISILLIGLAYALHLNQFVTVPQIFLLLFMGSSVSIYILTRRLENICKIAKEEFNNPLMEHIYFGKVDDLSEIALGMKVRKQYAKALLGRIRISVSDSCEMTLKQANKTAESNATVSENLENQKTEIDMAATAINEMQAASSEISQNAQGTLDSTFSTQQELLSCQNELNQVEENFVELTNELDNISTISLSVERETQQISSVIEMINAIADQTNLLALNAAIEAARAGDSGRGFSVVADEVRVLAQKTQEATTEIQAVIEKLCTGSGQSVTAVNNGTEKAKRTQTTIQSTLESLTLLSEKVQGVVDRNNQIAVAIEEQVNVSEEINQNILSIHSKAEASHDLMEDSKKQYEQSVLSLNELRKGVARF, from the coding sequence ATGGCAGAGCAAGAGTATGATTATCCGGAGTCGTACAATCTAATTTCAGTTACAGACCCTTCCAGTAAAATCAAGTATGCAAGCCCCCATTTTAATGAAGTAGCAGGCTATCAAGAAGGAGAACTAGTAGGTGAGTATCACAATGTAGTTCGTCACAGGGATATGCCTAAAGCCGCGTTTAAGGACCTATGGGGCCATATTCAGTCAGGTAGTAACTGGATGGGTATGGTGAAAAACCAACGGAAAGGTGGTGGCTATTACTGGGTTGATGCTTTTGCTTCTCCGTTAAAAGAAGATAATGAGATTGTTGAGTACCAATCTGTCCGGTTTAAGCCGAAAAGAGAATATGTTGAACGTGCAGAAAAAGCGTATGGAACCTTAAATAACGGAAAAACACCATTCAAGCTCATGTTACCGAAAACGAGACTTTGGCAACGTCAGACATTCATTTCAATATTGCTAATCGGGTTAGCCTACGCGCTTCACCTTAATCAATTCGTAACGGTACCGCAAATATTCTTATTACTCTTTATGGGTAGTTCGGTATCGATTTATATTTTGACTCGTCGCTTGGAGAATATTTGTAAAATAGCAAAAGAAGAGTTCAACAACCCTTTAATGGAACATATTTACTTTGGCAAGGTGGACGATCTCTCCGAAATTGCGCTGGGAATGAAGGTTCGGAAACAGTATGCAAAAGCATTATTAGGCAGAATTCGAATTTCGGTGAGTGATTCATGTGAAATGACCCTGAAACAGGCGAATAAAACTGCTGAATCGAACGCCACGGTGTCTGAAAACCTTGAAAATCAGAAAACAGAAATTGATATGGCTGCGACTGCCATCAACGAGATGCAAGCGGCTTCAAGTGAAATTTCTCAAAATGCGCAAGGAACCCTCGATTCTACGTTTAGCACCCAGCAAGAGCTCTTATCTTGTCAAAACGAGCTAAACCAAGTCGAAGAAAACTTTGTCGAGCTCACCAATGAATTAGATAACATATCGACAATATCGCTGTCTGTAGAGAGGGAGACGCAACAAATAAGCTCCGTCATCGAGATGATCAACGCGATTGCTGACCAAACCAATCTATTAGCACTGAATGCAGCGATAGAAGCCGCACGAGCTGGTGATTCAGGAAGAGGCTTCTCGGTCGTGGCAGATGAAGTAAGAGTGCTTGCTCAGAAAACTCAAGAAGCAACAACAGAGATTCAAGCGGTTATTGAAAAGCTATGCACAGGCAGTGGTCAGTCAGTAACGGCTGTTAACAACGGGACGGAAAAAGCGAAACGCACTCAAACGACGATTCAATCGACTCTAGAAAGCCTCACATTATTGAGTGAAAAGGTTCAAGGAGTGGTTGATAGGAATAACCAAATCGCGGTCGCTATTGAAGAACAAGTTAATGTCTCTGAAGAGATTAACCAGAATATTCTTTCTATACACAGTAAAGCTGAAGCTTCTCACGATCTCATGGAAGACAGTAAAAAACAGTATGAACAAAGTGTACTCAGCTTGAATGAGCTAAGAAAAGGAGTGGCTCGATTTTAA
- a CDS encoding DUF134 domain-containing protein, which yields MARPKKHRQLCTRAAYSCFKPNGVPMDELHKEELLLEELEALRLADQEGLSQLEAAEQMQVSRQTFGNIIKRARAKVAKCIVNGHALVIQSS from the coding sequence ATGGCTCGACCAAAAAAACATCGCCAGTTGTGTACCCGTGCGGCTTACTCTTGTTTTAAGCCTAATGGCGTTCCTATGGACGAGCTTCATAAAGAAGAATTGCTATTGGAAGAGCTCGAAGCCCTACGCTTGGCTGATCAAGAAGGACTGAGCCAGCTTGAAGCCGCTGAACAAATGCAGGTGTCTCGCCAAACGTTCGGCAACATCATCAAGCGTGCACGAGCTAAAGTCGCCAAGTGCATCGTCAATGGTCACGCGTTGGTGATTCAAAGCAGTTAA
- a CDS encoding esterase/lipase family protein — MKLYIPSATLSVLLLSPSFASAEDIPDSHELRNFSMRSQSSGIAPPQEELGVYVVNSGPGLDTGCTYASGGPLLISLPVPMVVSPNVLQSDGRIAPSKLGDMQQKGVIGSNARISMPVFDIDSNANVSNIAPEIDIVSFNGKSLGTLQGADNRWTDTNLQVDISDIKFGQNNEIRVDIDTGNTGDNWCMSVDWVSIEFDVAIPVILAHGIAAQSDTWDDDTAPGVLSTLDDYGIRYTRFSADKNGTTATNANILNNKIQGFLDELKSDKVHVIAHSKGGLDTQNLKALSPSFEITSLSTFSTPHLGSVAADLSVIKMDHYADIYSNVSADPNNYAGKYMQLPNIPFAGPKMPGIRDLTTDTASNAIQMRTRGNIANTFSIGANADLNQDGVIEKDPDIVGLFPWGSRWAGVTAWQALRSFSSAAYLDTQTQSVTMPSVYGPQAHPITIVSYQAIQTVPQENDVVVTLASANPSYTNALGNVLANHSTMKTGQNVERFLQQIISMR; from the coding sequence ATGAAACTATACATTCCGAGCGCCACGCTCAGTGTTTTGTTACTTTCTCCGAGTTTCGCGAGTGCCGAAGATATACCTGATTCACACGAATTGCGTAATTTTTCGATGCGCTCACAAAGCTCTGGGATAGCCCCACCGCAAGAAGAACTCGGCGTTTATGTTGTGAATTCGGGTCCTGGTCTGGATACCGGTTGTACCTATGCTTCTGGCGGACCTCTACTTATCTCTTTACCTGTTCCTATGGTCGTCAGCCCCAACGTTTTACAAAGTGACGGGAGAATTGCCCCAAGTAAACTGGGCGATATGCAGCAAAAAGGCGTTATCGGTTCTAACGCAAGGATCAGCATGCCGGTCTTCGACATAGACTCCAATGCCAACGTCAGTAATATTGCTCCAGAAATAGATATCGTATCTTTTAACGGAAAGTCTTTAGGTACGCTGCAAGGCGCTGATAACCGTTGGACGGATACTAACCTTCAAGTCGATATCAGTGATATCAAGTTCGGCCAAAACAATGAGATTCGCGTCGATATTGATACTGGCAATACGGGAGACAACTGGTGTATGTCTGTCGATTGGGTCTCAATCGAGTTTGATGTTGCCATTCCTGTGATTCTTGCTCATGGCATTGCTGCACAATCAGACACTTGGGATGATGATACGGCTCCAGGCGTGCTTTCTACACTTGATGACTATGGCATTCGTTATACTCGTTTCTCTGCTGACAAAAATGGAACCACGGCGACTAACGCTAATATCTTGAACAACAAAATTCAGGGTTTTCTCGATGAGTTGAAATCCGACAAAGTTCACGTCATTGCACACAGTAAAGGCGGGCTAGATACCCAAAACCTCAAAGCACTTAGCCCTTCCTTTGAGATAACCTCCCTTTCTACTTTCTCCACACCTCACCTTGGTAGCGTCGCAGCAGATTTGTCGGTGATAAAAATGGACCACTACGCCGATATCTACAGTAACGTCAGTGCCGATCCAAATAATTACGCTGGCAAGTACATGCAACTCCCAAATATTCCGTTTGCGGGTCCTAAAATGCCTGGTATCCGTGATCTAACAACGGATACAGCATCAAACGCGATCCAAATGCGTACTCGCGGCAATATTGCAAATACATTTTCTATTGGGGCAAATGCCGATCTCAACCAAGACGGTGTTATTGAGAAAGATCCTGATATCGTTGGCCTATTCCCATGGGGATCGCGTTGGGCAGGCGTTACCGCTTGGCAGGCGCTAAGAAGCTTTAGTTCTGCGGCCTACCTCGATACTCAAACTCAATCGGTCACAATGCCAAGTGTGTATGGACCACAAGCTCATCCAATCACCATAGTCAGTTACCAAGCCATTCAAACAGTACCGCAAGAAAATGATGTTGTTGTGACCTTGGCAAGCGCTAACCCAAGTTATACCAATGCATTGGGTAACGTATTGGCTAACCACTCAACAATGAAAACGGGACAAAACGTTGAACGTTTTCTACAACAAATTATTTCAATGCGCTAA